GTTCGCCGTCGCGTTCGCGGTCACCACGCCGGTCAACAGGTGGCTGATCGGTCGCGGCAGGGGCCACGCGGTGGTGCACCGCTACCACGGCTGACGGGCTCGGCCCGCCGCGCCCGGCGGGCGTCAGAGCTCGGGGCCGTCGCCCGGCTCCTCCTGGTAGGAGTAGCGCTGCTCCGCCCAGGGGTCGCCGACGTTGTGGTAGCCGCGCTCCTCCCAGAAGCCGCGGCGGTCGGCGGTCATGTACTCGACGCCGCGGACCCACTTGGGGCCCTTCCACGCGTACAGGTGGGGCACGATCAGCCGCAGCGGGAAGCCGTGCTCCGCGGTGAGGAGCTCACCGTCCTTGTGCGTGGCGAAGATGGTCCGCTCCGAGGCGAAGTCGGACAGCCGCATGTTGGCGCTGAAGCCGTACTCGGCCCACACCATCACGTGGGTCGCGTCGGGGGCCGGCGGGGCGAGCTCCAGGACGGTCCGCGCGGGAACGCCCCCCCATTCGGCCCCCACCATGCTGAACTTCGTGACGCAGTGCAGATCGGCCACGACGGTGGAGAAGGGGAGCGCGGAGAACTCCTCGTGGCTCCAGCAGTGCTTGCCGCCGCCCGCGGTGGCGCCGAAGACGCGGAACTCCCAGCGCTCGGGGCGGAACCGTGGGACGGGCCCGTAGTGGGTGACCGGCCAGCCGCGCTGCAGGCGCTGCCCGGGGGGAAGCGCGGACTCCCTTGCCGCCCGGTGTTCCTCGCTCTCCGGCTGACCCATGGCTCAATGGTGACAGACCGGGAGGGGTGGTCACGACCAGCGGCCGGGGCGATCCGGACAAGTCCCACTAAGCCTCCACTTACTGGACTGCCCTCCTCCACGGTGCGAGGATGCGCGCATCCCGCCCCCGTTCACACGCGTGGAAGGAGCCTCTGCGATGCAGGGCGACCCCGAGGTCATCGAGTTCCTGAACGAGCAGCTGACGGCCGAACTGACGGCGATCAACCAGTACTTCCTGCACGCCAAGATGCAGGAGAACTTCGGGTGGACGAAGCTGGCGAAGTACACCCGCGCGGAGTCCTTCGACGAGATGAAGCACGCGGAGGTGCTCACCGACCGGATCCTCTTCCTGGAGGGCCTGCCGAACTACCAGCGGCTGTTCCACGTCCGCGTGGGCCAGTCGGTGACGGAGATGTTCCAGGCGGACCGCGAGGTGGAGGTCGAGGCGATCGACCGCCTGAAGCGCGGCATCGACGTGATGCGCAGCAAGGGCGACATCACCTCGGCCAACATCTTCGAGTCGATCCTCGCCGACGAGGAGCACCACATCGACTACCTCGACACGCAGCTGGAGCTGGTGAGCAAGCTCGGCGAGGCGCTCTACCTGGCCCAGGCCATCGAGCAGCCCGAGGGCTAGCCCGTACGGCTCAGGCCGCCTCGGACACCGGGACCGGGGATCCGGTCGCGGTGGGGGCGGCGGCGAGCCCGGACAGCGCCGGCTCGCCCTGGTCCAGCAGGTCGCGTCGGGGGCAGGCACCCCGGCCGAGGATGGCCTGGATGCGACGTACGCAGGAACCGCAGTCGGTGCCGGCCTTGCAGGCCGAGGCGATCTGGCGCGGCGTGCAGGCGCCGGCGTCCGCGTGTTCCTTGACCTGCTTCTCGGTGATACCGAAGCACGAGCAGACGTACACGCGGGTCACCTCCCTGCAGGTTCGGGGCCTCGGCCGTCGAAAACGCCCCGCCCGGTCGGTGAGGCAAACCTAACCTTACCCATAGGGCAGGGGCCGCGAAAGTCCGGGAGACCCCGGAAAACGCGATGGGGCGCGGATCACATGGATCCGCGCCCCACCATGCCGTCAAGGCCGTTTCCGGCCATGATCAGCGACCTTCACTCACTGGGCGCGGTACATCTCCGCCACCAGGAAGGCCAGGTCCAGCGACTGGCTGCGGTTGAGCCGCGGGTCGCAGGCCGTCTCGTACCGCTGGTGCAGGTCGTCGACGAAGATCTCGTCGCCGCCGCCCACGCACTCGGTGACGTCGTCGCCGGTCAGCTCGACGTGGATGCCGCCCGGGTGCGTGCCCAGCGCCTTGTGGACCTCGAAGAAGCCCTTGACCTCGTCCAGGACGTCGTCGAAGCGGCGCGTCTTGTGGCCGGAGGCGGCCTCGAAGGTGTTGCCGTGCATCGGGTCGGTGACCCACACGACGGAGGCGCCCGACGCGGTGACCTTCTCGACGAGCTCGGGGAGCCGGTCGCGGACCTTGTCGGCGCCCATGCGGACGATGAAGGTCAGCCGACCGGGCTCGCGCTCCGGGTCCAGGCGGTCGATGTAGGTCAGCGCCTCGTCGACCGTCGTGGTCGGGCCCAGCTTGACGCCGACGGGGTTGCGGACCTTGGAGGCGAACTCGATGTGCGCGTGGTCGAGCTGGCGGGTGCGCTCACCGATCCACACCATGTGGCCGGACGTGTCGTACAGCTCGCCGGTGCGCGAGTCCACCCGGGTCAGGGCCGACTCGTAGTCGAGGAGCAGCGCCTCGTGGGAGGCGTAGAACTCGACCGTGCGGAACTCGGCCGGGTCCGTGCCGCACGCCTTCATGAAGTTCAGGGCGTCGTCGATCTCCCGGGCCAGCTGCTCATAGCGCTGACCGGACGGGGAGGACTTGACGAAGTCCTGGTTCCAGGCGTGCACCTGGCGCAGGTCGGCGTAGCCGCCGGTGGTGAAGGCGCGGACCAGGTTCAGCGTCGAGGCGGACGCCTGGTACATCCGCTTCAGCCGCTGCGGGTCCGGGACGCGCGACTCCTCGGTGAAGTCGAAGCCGTTCACCGAGTCGCCGCGGTAGGTCGGCAGGGTCACGCCGTCGCGGGTCTCGGTGGGCTTGGAGCGCGGCTTGGAGTACTGGCCGGCGATCCGCCCGACCTTCACGACGGGTACGGAG
This portion of the Streptomyces changanensis genome encodes:
- the bfr gene encoding bacterioferritin, with translation MQGDPEVIEFLNEQLTAELTAINQYFLHAKMQENFGWTKLAKYTRAESFDEMKHAEVLTDRILFLEGLPNYQRLFHVRVGQSVTEMFQADREVEVEAIDRLKRGIDVMRSKGDITSANIFESILADEEHHIDYLDTQLELVSKLGEALYLAQAIEQPEG
- a CDS encoding (2Fe-2S)-binding protein — encoded protein: MTRVYVCSCFGITEKQVKEHADAGACTPRQIASACKAGTDCGSCVRRIQAILGRGACPRRDLLDQGEPALSGLAAAPTATGSPVPVSEAA
- a CDS encoding sulfite oxidase-like oxidoreductase, which translates into the protein MGQPESEEHRAARESALPPGQRLQRGWPVTHYGPVPRFRPERWEFRVFGATAGGGKHCWSHEEFSALPFSTVVADLHCVTKFSMVGAEWGGVPARTVLELAPPAPDATHVMVWAEYGFSANMRLSDFASERTIFATHKDGELLTAEHGFPLRLIVPHLYAWKGPKWVRGVEYMTADRRGFWEERGYHNVGDPWAEQRYSYQEEPGDGPEL
- a CDS encoding class II 3-deoxy-7-phosphoheptulonate synthase, with translation MTVNADTHAVAAKATWRDLPAAQQPEYPDAEALRDVIADLESYPPLVFAGECDQLRARLGAVARGEAFLLQGGDCAESFDAVGAEDIRAKLKTLLQMGAVLTYAASVPVVKVGRIAGQYSKPRSKPTETRDGVTLPTYRGDSVNGFDFTEESRVPDPQRLKRMYQASASTLNLVRAFTTGGYADLRQVHAWNQDFVKSSPSGQRYEQLAREIDDALNFMKACGTDPAEFRTVEFYASHEALLLDYESALTRVDSRTGELYDTSGHMVWIGERTRQLDHAHIEFASKVRNPVGVKLGPTTTVDEALTYIDRLDPEREPGRLTFIVRMGADKVRDRLPELVEKVTASGASVVWVTDPMHGNTFEAASGHKTRRFDDVLDEVKGFFEVHKALGTHPGGIHVELTGDDVTECVGGGDEIFVDDLHQRYETACDPRLNRSQSLDLAFLVAEMYRAQ